A genome region from Sphingobium sp. CR2-8 includes the following:
- a CDS encoding glycoside hydrolase family 3 N-terminal domain-containing protein → MIRTSKVLAAASVLALGFALPMAAAQSAPSAAASAKAVYKDAGAPVEARVDDLLSRMTLDEKIAQITTVWTDKVKIFDDRLQLDPAKLAAQYPHGLGHFTRPSDAKGAFSPRVAPGRNPRQTVALVNALQKWATTQTRLGIPILFHEEGLHGYAAVGATSFPQSIAMASSFDTAMLRDVNSVIAREIRSRGVPMVLSPVVDIARDPRWGRIEETYGEDPYLVGEMGVAAVEGLQGVGRSRTLRPGKVFATLKHLTGHGQPESGTNIGPAPVSERELRENFFPPFEQVVKRTGIEAVMASYNEIDGVPSHANRWLLENVLREEWGFKGAVVSDYSAVDQLMSIHHIAANLEEAAMRALDAGVDADLPDGLSYATLGKLVREGKVSEAKVDLATRRMLELKFRAGLFENPYADAAASEKITNNADARALALKAAQRSITLLKNDGMLPLRPEGTIAVIGPSAAVARLGGYYGQPPHSVSILEGIKAKVGGRANIVFAQGVKITEDDDWWADSVTQSDPAENRKLIAQAVEAARGVDRIVLTLGDTEQSSREGWADNHLGDRPSLDLVGEQQALFDALKALGKPITVVLINGRPASTVTISEQANAILEGWYLGEQGGNAVADILFGDVNPGGKLPVTVPRSVGQLPMFYNVKPSARRGYLFDTTDPLYPFGFGLSYTSFALSPPRLAATTIGTGGKTTVSVDVRNSGAREGDEVVQLYIRDKVSSVTRPVKELKGFQRVTLKPGEVRTVTFTIDPDRLQMWNDAMHRVVEPGDFEIMTGNSSVALQSATLTVTP, encoded by the coding sequence GTGATCCGTACCAGTAAAGTCCTCGCCGCCGCGTCGGTGCTGGCGCTTGGTTTCGCCTTGCCGATGGCCGCCGCCCAGTCCGCGCCGTCCGCCGCCGCATCTGCCAAAGCCGTCTATAAAGACGCCGGTGCACCGGTCGAAGCGCGCGTGGACGACCTCCTGTCACGGATGACGCTGGACGAAAAGATCGCCCAGATCACGACCGTTTGGACCGACAAGGTCAAGATTTTCGATGACCGGCTCCAGCTTGATCCGGCAAAGCTCGCCGCGCAATATCCCCATGGCCTCGGCCATTTTACTCGGCCCTCCGATGCGAAGGGTGCTTTCAGTCCCCGGGTTGCGCCAGGACGCAATCCGCGCCAGACGGTCGCGCTGGTCAACGCCCTGCAAAAATGGGCGACGACGCAGACGCGGCTCGGCATCCCGATCCTGTTTCATGAGGAAGGGCTGCATGGCTATGCGGCCGTCGGCGCGACCAGCTTTCCTCAATCGATCGCCATGGCGTCTTCCTTCGACACCGCCATGCTGCGCGACGTGAACAGCGTGATCGCGCGCGAAATCCGGTCGCGCGGCGTGCCGATGGTGCTGTCGCCCGTGGTCGATATCGCCCGCGATCCGCGCTGGGGCCGGATCGAGGAAACCTATGGCGAAGATCCCTATCTGGTGGGCGAAATGGGCGTCGCGGCGGTCGAAGGCCTGCAAGGCGTCGGCCGCAGCCGCACCCTGCGCCCCGGCAAGGTGTTCGCCACGCTCAAGCATCTGACCGGCCACGGACAGCCCGAAAGCGGCACCAATATCGGCCCCGCGCCGGTGTCCGAACGCGAACTGCGCGAAAATTTCTTTCCGCCTTTCGAACAGGTGGTGAAGCGCACCGGCATCGAAGCGGTGATGGCATCCTATAACGAAATCGACGGCGTCCCCAGCCACGCCAATCGCTGGCTGCTGGAAAATGTGCTGCGCGAAGAATGGGGCTTCAAGGGCGCGGTCGTGTCCGACTATTCGGCGGTCGACCAGTTGATGAGCATCCATCATATCGCCGCCAATCTGGAAGAGGCGGCGATGCGCGCGCTGGATGCGGGCGTCGACGCCGACCTGCCCGATGGCCTGTCCTATGCGACGCTGGGCAAGCTGGTGCGCGAAGGCAAGGTGAGCGAGGCGAAGGTCGATCTGGCCACCCGCCGCATGCTGGAACTGAAATTCCGCGCGGGCCTGTTCGAAAATCCCTATGCCGACGCCGCCGCGTCGGAAAAGATCACCAATAATGCGGACGCCCGCGCGCTGGCGCTGAAGGCGGCGCAGCGATCCATCACCCTGCTCAAGAATGACGGCATGCTGCCGCTCAGGCCCGAAGGCACGATCGCCGTCATCGGGCCGAGCGCCGCCGTCGCACGTCTGGGCGGCTATTACGGCCAGCCGCCCCACAGCGTCTCGATCCTGGAAGGAATCAAGGCGAAGGTTGGGGGCCGCGCCAATATCGTCTTCGCGCAGGGCGTGAAGATCACCGAGGATGACGACTGGTGGGCGGACAGCGTCACCCAGTCGGACCCCGCCGAAAACCGCAAGCTGATCGCGCAGGCGGTCGAGGCGGCGAGGGGCGTGGACCGCATCGTCCTGACGCTGGGCGACACCGAACAGTCGAGCCGCGAAGGCTGGGCCGACAATCATCTGGGCGACCGCCCCAGCCTAGACCTGGTCGGCGAGCAGCAGGCACTGTTCGACGCGTTGAAGGCGTTGGGCAAGCCGATCACCGTCGTCCTCATCAACGGCCGCCCGGCATCGACCGTCACGATCAGCGAACAGGCCAACGCCATATTGGAAGGCTGGTATCTGGGCGAGCAGGGCGGCAATGCCGTCGCGGACATACTGTTCGGCGATGTGAACCCCGGCGGCAAGCTGCCCGTCACCGTGCCGCGATCGGTCGGGCAATTGCCGATGTTCTACAATGTAAAGCCCTCGGCCCGCCGTGGATATCTGTTCGATACCACCGACCCGCTCTATCCCTTCGGTTTCGGCCTCAGCTACACGAGCTTTGCCCTGTCGCCGCCGCGACTGGCCGCGACGACGATCGGCACCGGCGGTAAAACGACGGTCTCGGTCGATGTCCGCAACAGCGGTGCGCGCGAAGGCGACGAAGTCGTCCAGCTCTATATACGCGACAAGGTCAGCAGCGTCACCCGTCCCGTCAAGGAATTGAAGGGCTTCCAGCGCGTGACGCTGAAACCCGGTGAAGTACGTACGGTGACATTCACCATCGATCCCGACCGCCTCCAGATGTGGAACGACGCCATGCATCGCGTGGTGGAACCGGGCGATTTCGAGATCATGACCGGGAACAGTTCGGTCGCGCTCCAGTCCGCCACGCTGACGGTGACGCCATGA
- the uxaC gene encoding glucuronate isomerase — protein sequence MTKPLHLHPDRLFPSDPATRDIARRLYASVKDLPIVSPHGHTDPRWFAYDEPFANPADLLIVPDHYVFRMLYSQGVKLDDLGVPTVDGSATESDPRAIWRRFAERYHLLRGTPSRMWLDWVFAEAFGIDVRLEAATADHYYDIIDAALKTDAFRPRALFERYNIEVIATTEGPLDPLDHHRAIRASGWSGKVVTAYRPDPVLDPDDPRFIDNVQRFCAMAGEDPASFDGYLRAHEKRRADFREAGATSTDHGHPSAFTANLPRADIEALYARVTTGPATAREAELFRGHMLTEMARMSIADGMVMQLHPGVHRSHNAAVLARFGKDKGGDIPTAGEFVQALKPLLDLYGNDPRLTLILFTLDEDVYSRELAPLAGHYPALRLGPPWWFHDSPEGMRRFRERTTETAGFYNTVGFNDDTRAFLSIPARHDVARRMDCGWLAQLVAEHRLEEDEAFEVASALAYDLVKAAYRL from the coding sequence ATGACAAAGCCCCTGCATCTGCACCCCGATCGCCTGTTCCCCTCGGACCCGGCCACGCGCGACATCGCGCGCAGGCTCTATGCGAGCGTCAAGGATCTGCCGATCGTGTCGCCGCACGGCCACACCGATCCGCGCTGGTTCGCCTATGACGAACCCTTCGCCAATCCCGCAGACCTGCTGATCGTGCCGGATCATTATGTGTTCCGCATGCTCTACAGCCAGGGCGTGAAGCTCGACGACCTCGGCGTCCCCACGGTCGACGGCAGCGCGACGGAAAGCGACCCGCGCGCCATCTGGCGGCGCTTTGCCGAGCGCTATCATCTGCTGCGCGGCACGCCATCGCGCATGTGGCTGGACTGGGTGTTTGCCGAAGCCTTCGGCATCGACGTGCGGCTGGAAGCGGCCACCGCCGACCATTATTACGACATCATCGACGCGGCGCTCAAGACCGACGCCTTTCGGCCCCGCGCCCTGTTCGAACGCTATAATATCGAAGTGATCGCCACGACCGAAGGGCCGCTCGACCCGCTCGACCATCATCGCGCGATCCGCGCGTCGGGCTGGAGCGGCAAGGTCGTCACCGCCTATCGCCCCGACCCGGTGCTGGACCCCGACGATCCGCGCTTCATCGATAATGTCCAACGCTTCTGCGCCATGGCCGGTGAAGATCCCGCCAGCTTCGACGGATACCTGCGCGCGCACGAAAAGCGCCGCGCCGATTTCCGCGAAGCGGGCGCAACCTCGACCGATCATGGCCACCCCAGCGCCTTTACCGCCAACCTGCCGCGCGCGGATATCGAGGCGCTCTACGCCAGGGTCACGACCGGCCCCGCCACCGCGCGCGAAGCCGAACTGTTCCGTGGCCATATGCTCACCGAAATGGCGCGCATGTCGATCGCGGACGGCATGGTGATGCAGCTCCATCCCGGCGTCCACCGCAGCCATAACGCCGCCGTGCTGGCCCGTTTCGGCAAGGATAAGGGCGGCGACATCCCGACCGCCGGGGAATTCGTGCAGGCATTGAAGCCGCTGCTCGACCTCTATGGCAACGACCCGCGCCTGACGCTGATCCTCTTCACCCTGGACGAGGATGTCTATTCCCGCGAACTCGCTCCGCTGGCGGGCCATTATCCCGCGCTGCGCCTGGGGCCGCCCTGGTGGTTCCACGACAGTCCGGAAGGCATGCGCCGTTTCCGCGAGCGCACCACCGAAACCGCCGGCTTCTACAATACGGTCGGGTTCAACGATGACACCCGCGCCTTTCTGTCGATCCCGGCGCGCCATGATGTGGCCCGGCGCATGGATTGCGGCTGGCTCGCCCAGCTGGTCGCGGAACATCGGCTGGAGGAGGACGAAGCTTTCGAGGTCGCCAGCGCGCTGGCCTATGATCTGGTCAAGGCGGCCTACCGACTGTGA
- a CDS encoding MFS transporter yields the protein MNSAIPKPSGKIRWIVCGLLFAAVVLSYVDRLVLPTLKPDLQSRYNWSESGYADLAIWFQAGYGIAYVFFGRLIDRIGARAGYALAVSLWTIGHIAHIFFTSTAGMLIARIPLAMGEAGTFPAAIAATNEWFPKKERALAIGIFNAGSNVGAILTPLVVPIIAVTLGWRWAFILTGLLTVVWLAAWLTFYRTPREKKNLSPEELAWIETDPVEPQRPVKWATLFRHRQTWAYMSGRFLIDPVWWTFLFWLPDFFNKQYGVKMLDFGPPLIAVYLLADVGSVAGGWASSRFMGRGWSLNRARKSAMFLAALCAVPIAFAAHAPSMWIAVGLIGLACAGHQGFSANLYALPGDVFPRWMAGSVVGLGGLSGAIGGMMMAKFAGMILETVGSFGPIFMVASVAYLIALGVIHLLLPRYQPVLAPLPGTPA from the coding sequence ATGAATAGCGCCATCCCCAAACCCTCCGGCAAAATCCGCTGGATCGTCTGCGGCCTGCTCTTTGCCGCGGTCGTGCTGAGCTATGTCGACAGGTTGGTCCTGCCGACGCTCAAGCCCGACCTTCAGTCCCGCTATAACTGGAGCGAGAGCGGCTATGCCGACCTCGCCATCTGGTTTCAGGCGGGCTACGGCATCGCCTATGTCTTTTTCGGCCGCCTGATCGACCGGATCGGCGCGCGGGCGGGCTATGCGCTCGCCGTGTCGCTATGGACGATCGGCCATATCGCGCACATCTTCTTCACCTCGACGGCCGGGATGCTGATCGCCCGCATCCCGCTCGCCATGGGGGAGGCGGGGACGTTCCCCGCCGCCATCGCCGCCACCAACGAATGGTTTCCCAAGAAGGAACGGGCGCTCGCCATCGGCATCTTCAACGCGGGGTCCAATGTCGGCGCGATCCTGACGCCGCTGGTCGTGCCGATCATCGCGGTCACGCTGGGCTGGCGTTGGGCCTTCATCCTGACCGGGTTGTTGACGGTGGTGTGGCTGGCCGCCTGGCTGACCTTCTACCGCACCCCGCGTGAGAAGAAGAACCTGTCGCCCGAGGAACTGGCCTGGATCGAAACCGATCCCGTAGAACCGCAGCGTCCCGTCAAATGGGCGACCCTCTTCCGCCATCGCCAGACCTGGGCCTATATGTCGGGTCGTTTCCTGATCGATCCGGTCTGGTGGACCTTCCTCTTCTGGCTGCCCGATTTCTTCAACAAGCAATATGGCGTGAAGATGCTGGACTTCGGTCCGCCGCTGATCGCGGTCTACCTGCTCGCTGATGTCGGATCGGTGGCGGGTGGCTGGGCCTCGTCGCGCTTCATGGGGCGGGGCTGGAGCCTCAACCGCGCGCGCAAGAGCGCCATGTTCCTCGCTGCACTATGCGCCGTGCCGATCGCCTTCGCCGCCCACGCGCCGTCTATGTGGATCGCGGTCGGCCTGATCGGCCTGGCCTGTGCGGGGCATCAGGGCTTCTCCGCCAATCTCTATGCCTTGCCCGGCGACGTCTTCCCGCGCTGGATGGCCGGGTCGGTCGTCGGCCTTGGCGGCCTGTCCGGTGCGATCGGCGGCATGATGATGGCCAAGTTTGCCGGCATGATCCTGGAAACGGTCGGCAGCTTCGGCCCTATCTTCATGGTCGCTTCCGTCGCCTATCTGATCGCGCTCGGCGTGATCCACCTTCTCCTGCCGCGCTACCAGCCGGTCCTCGCGCCTCTTCCTGGAACCCCCGCATGA
- a CDS encoding glycoside hydrolase family 3 N-terminal domain-containing protein produces MTLARRQALGLLASTSFLAAAPAVAAKKDGPLYKDASAPIDLRVRDLLGRMTLEEKVGQIIALWATKADIMDDLTFSPAKASAAYPHSFGQITRPSDRRGAPNGSNQAGGVGARWRTPADTVAFITAVQTWATQETRLGIPVLFHEELLHGYMATDATMFPMAIGLAGSFDRQLMHDVQSVIAREVRARGVHLALSPVVDIARDPRWGRIEETFGEDPYLCGEMGVAAVLGLQGEGKQLGPDKVMATLKHMTGHGQPQSGENIAPAPISQRELRENFFPPFREVVKRTGIAAVMPSYNEIDGVPSHQNIWLLGDILRGEWHFDGAVVSDYGAVEELDTVHHVQPDPQAAARAALRAGVDCELPDGKTYRTFVEQVRSGKVPVEAIDIACTRMLTLKFRAGLFENPWPRKDYDALTGNREARALALKAAHRSIALLKNDGTLPLSPGAHKRVAVMGPNAAIARLGGYSSIPRQSVSLLEGVRAKLNGKAEVVHAQGVFITRSEDRSVDEVLLADPVKNRQLIAEAVEVAKGADIVILAIGDTEQTSREGFAKNHLGDRTDIDLVGEQNDLFAAIKATGKPVIVCAINGRPPSYPAVADGANALLKCWYPGQEGGTAMADILFGDVNPGAKLPVTVARDAGQVPIFYNRKPSARRGYLFADNAPLFPFGYGLSYTQFDIGKPRLSSARIGVGGTVTVQVEVRNVGNRAGDEVVQIYVHDQTASVTRPIKELKGFERVTLAPGETKTVRIDIGPDAFSLWNLDMKEVVEPGLFDIMVGPDSQNLQTITLEII; encoded by the coding sequence ATGACGCTCGCCCGTCGGCAGGCGCTGGGCCTGCTCGCCTCCACATCCTTTCTCGCTGCCGCCCCGGCGGTCGCGGCGAAGAAGGACGGCCCGCTCTACAAGGATGCGTCCGCCCCCATCGACCTGCGCGTCCGCGACCTTCTGGGCCGCATGACGCTGGAGGAAAAGGTCGGCCAGATCATCGCGCTCTGGGCGACCAAGGCCGACATCATGGACGACCTGACCTTTTCGCCTGCCAAGGCGAGCGCGGCCTATCCACACAGTTTCGGCCAGATCACGCGCCCGTCCGACCGGCGCGGCGCGCCCAACGGTTCCAATCAGGCGGGTGGCGTCGGCGCGCGCTGGCGCACCCCGGCCGACACGGTCGCCTTCATCACCGCAGTCCAGACATGGGCGACGCAGGAAACCCGCCTCGGCATCCCCGTTCTCTTCCATGAAGAATTGCTGCACGGCTACATGGCGACCGACGCGACCATGTTCCCGATGGCGATCGGCCTGGCGGGCAGTTTCGACCGCCAGTTGATGCACGACGTCCAGTCGGTCATCGCCCGCGAAGTCCGCGCGCGCGGCGTCCATCTGGCCCTGTCCCCGGTGGTCGACATCGCCCGCGATCCGCGCTGGGGCCGGATCGAAGAGACGTTCGGCGAAGATCCCTATCTTTGCGGCGAGATGGGTGTCGCGGCGGTGCTGGGCCTGCAAGGGGAGGGCAAGCAGCTCGGCCCCGACAAGGTGATGGCGACGCTTAAGCATATGACCGGCCACGGCCAGCCCCAGAGCGGCGAGAATATCGCGCCCGCGCCCATCAGCCAACGCGAATTGCGGGAGAATTTCTTCCCGCCCTTCCGCGAAGTGGTAAAGCGCACCGGCATCGCCGCCGTCATGCCAAGCTATAACGAGATTGACGGCGTCCCGTCGCATCAGAATATATGGCTGCTCGGCGATATCCTGCGCGGCGAATGGCATTTCGACGGCGCGGTGGTCAGTGATTATGGCGCGGTCGAGGAACTCGACACCGTCCACCATGTCCAGCCCGACCCGCAGGCCGCCGCACGCGCGGCCCTGCGCGCCGGGGTCGATTGCGAACTGCCCGATGGCAAGACCTATCGGACGTTCGTGGAACAGGTCCGCAGCGGAAAAGTCCCCGTCGAGGCGATCGACATCGCCTGCACGCGCATGTTGACGCTGAAATTCCGCGCGGGCCTGTTCGAAAATCCCTGGCCGCGCAAGGATTATGACGCGCTGACCGGCAACCGCGAAGCGCGCGCGCTGGCGCTCAAGGCCGCGCACAGGTCGATCGCGCTACTCAAGAATGACGGCACGCTGCCGCTCAGCCCCGGCGCGCACAAGCGGGTCGCGGTTATGGGTCCCAACGCCGCCATCGCGCGACTGGGTGGCTATTCGTCCATCCCGCGCCAGAGCGTTTCCCTGCTGGAAGGCGTTAGGGCCAAGCTGAACGGCAAGGCGGAGGTCGTCCACGCCCAGGGCGTCTTCATCACCCGTAGCGAGGATCGGTCGGTGGACGAAGTGCTGCTGGCCGACCCGGTGAAGAACCGCCAGCTAATCGCCGAGGCGGTGGAGGTGGCGAAGGGCGCGGACATCGTCATCCTCGCCATCGGCGATACCGAGCAGACCAGTCGCGAAGGCTTTGCCAAAAACCATCTGGGCGACCGCACCGACATCGATCTGGTCGGGGAACAGAATGATCTGTTCGCGGCGATCAAGGCGACCGGCAAGCCCGTCATCGTCTGCGCGATCAACGGTCGCCCGCCCAGCTATCCGGCCGTGGCGGACGGCGCGAACGCACTGCTGAAATGCTGGTATCCGGGGCAGGAGGGCGGCACCGCCATGGCCGACATCCTGTTCGGCGATGTCAATCCGGGCGCGAAGCTGCCCGTCACCGTCGCGCGCGACGCGGGGCAGGTGCCGATCTTCTACAACCGCAAGCCGTCGGCCCGGCGCGGCTATCTGTTCGCGGATAACGCACCGCTTTTTCCTTTCGGATATGGCCTCAGCTACACGCAATTCGACATTGGAAAACCACGGCTTTCTTCCGCGCGTATCGGCGTCGGCGGCACCGTGACGGTGCAGGTCGAGGTCCGCAATGTCGGGAACAGGGCAGGGGACGAGGTCGTCCAGATCTACGTCCACGACCAGACCGCCAGCGTCACCCGCCCGATCAAGGAACTCAAAGGCTTCGAGCGCGTCACGCTTGCCCCCGGCGAGACGAAGACCGTGCGCATCGACATCGGCCCCGACGCCTTTTCCTTATGGAATCTCGACATGAAGGAGGTGGTCGAACCCGGCCTCTTCGACATCATGGTCGGGCCCGACAGCCAGAATCTTCAGACCATCACGCTCGAAATCATCTGA
- the manD gene encoding D-mannonate dehydratase ManD: MPKIIDAKVIVTSPGRNFVTLKIITEDGVYGLGDATLNGRELSVASYLQDHVIPCLIGRDAHRIEDIWQYLYKGAYWRRGPVTMSAIAAVDTALWDIKGKLAGLPVYQLLGGASRESVMVYGHANGTTIEDTVKVALEYQAQGYKAIRIQCGVPGMASTYGVSKDKYFYEPADADLPTENVWNTSKYMRVVPELFKAAREALGWDVHLLHDIHHRLTPIEAGRLGKDLEEYRPFWLEDATPAENQEAFKLIRQHTTTPLAVGEIFNSIHDCRELIENQLIDYIRATVVHAGGISHLRKIANLADLYQVRTGCHGATDLSPVCMAAALHFDLSIPNFGVQEYMRHTPETDAVFPHAYTFADGAMHPGEAPGLGVDIDEELAAKYEYNRAFLPVNRLEDGTMFNW, translated from the coding sequence ATGCCTAAAATCATTGATGCAAAAGTTATCGTCACCTCGCCCGGCCGCAATTTCGTCACGCTCAAGATCATCACCGAAGACGGTGTGTACGGCCTGGGTGACGCGACGCTCAACGGCCGCGAACTCTCGGTCGCCAGCTATTTGCAGGACCATGTCATTCCCTGCCTGATCGGCCGGGACGCGCACCGGATCGAGGATATCTGGCAGTATCTCTACAAAGGCGCCTATTGGCGTCGCGGCCCGGTAACGATGTCGGCCATCGCCGCCGTCGACACCGCGCTCTGGGACATCAAGGGCAAGCTGGCCGGCCTGCCGGTCTATCAGCTGCTGGGCGGCGCGAGCCGCGAGAGCGTGATGGTCTATGGTCACGCCAACGGCACCACGATCGAGGATACGGTCAAGGTCGCGCTGGAATATCAGGCGCAGGGGTACAAGGCGATCCGCATCCAGTGCGGCGTGCCGGGCATGGCGTCCACCTATGGCGTGTCGAAAGACAAATATTTCTACGAACCGGCCGACGCCGACCTGCCGACGGAAAATGTCTGGAACACCAGCAAATACATGCGTGTGGTGCCCGAACTGTTCAAGGCTGCGCGCGAAGCGCTTGGCTGGGACGTGCATCTGCTGCACGACATCCACCACCGCCTGACCCCGATCGAGGCCGGTCGCCTGGGCAAGGATCTGGAAGAATATCGCCCCTTCTGGCTGGAGGACGCGACGCCCGCCGAAAATCAGGAAGCCTTCAAGCTGATCCGCCAGCACACCACCACGCCTTTGGCCGTGGGCGAAATCTTCAACTCAATTCACGATTGCCGCGAACTGATCGAAAACCAGCTGATCGACTATATCCGCGCCACCGTGGTCCATGCGGGCGGCATCAGCCACCTGCGCAAGATCGCGAACCTCGCCGACCTGTATCAGGTGCGTACCGGCTGCCATGGCGCGACCGACCTGTCGCCGGTCTGCATGGCCGCCGCGCTCCATTTCGACCTGTCGATCCCGAATTTCGGGGTGCAGGAATATATGCGCCACACGCCCGAAACCGACGCGGTCTTCCCCCACGCCTACACCTTCGCCGACGGGGCGATGCATCCGGGCGAAGCGCCGGGCCTGGGTGTCGACATCGACGAGGAACTGGCCGCCAAATATGAATATAATCGCGCCTTCTTGCCGGTGAACCGGCTGGAAGACGGCACCATGTTCAATTGGTGA
- a CDS encoding mannitol dehydrogenase family protein, with protein sequence MTRLSTATLAALPADIIRPAYDRATVTCGVVHIGIGAFHRAHQAAVFDDALNAGDLRWGIVAASLRSPGVRDQMALQDGLYTILVRDGSAEEARIIGAVQRVIVAPEDPQALIAALASPDTHIVTLTITEKGYKLDPATGALIAGDPQMAADLASLDSPQTAPGYLVAALGLRRAAGLPPFTAISCDNLPHNGARLRGAVLALARRHDAALADWIAQHGAFPQTMVDRIVPATTPEDIAALSARIGVEDQAMVKTEPFLQWVIEDRFCGPRPDFGAGVQITAAVAPWEEAKLRLLNGAHSGIAYLGGLAGIDHVHEVLALPEARAFVESTWDEAQTTLSPPPELDVAAYRHALMARFDNPTLRHRTRQIAMDGSQKLPQRLLAPIAARLQAGQGIDALSLAVAAWIHWQGGRDDHGASYRVDDPLATPIAAALADSANPADRVAAILRFEAVVPPALAQDDVLRASLERWLGILETQGARGALAAFRD encoded by the coding sequence GTGACCCGCCTGTCCACCGCCACGCTGGCGGCGCTGCCCGCCGACATCATTCGCCCCGCCTATGATCGCGCCACCGTCACCTGCGGCGTCGTGCATATCGGCATCGGCGCTTTCCACCGCGCGCATCAGGCGGCGGTGTTCGACGATGCGCTCAACGCAGGCGACCTGCGCTGGGGCATCGTCGCCGCGTCGCTGCGATCGCCGGGCGTGCGCGACCAGATGGCGCTGCAGGACGGCCTCTACACCATACTGGTGCGCGACGGTTCGGCAGAGGAAGCGCGGATCATCGGCGCGGTGCAACGTGTCATCGTTGCGCCGGAAGACCCGCAGGCGCTCATCGCCGCGCTGGCCTCGCCCGACACCCATATCGTCACCCTGACCATCACGGAAAAGGGCTATAAGCTCGATCCCGCCACCGGGGCACTGATCGCGGGCGATCCGCAGATGGCCGCCGACCTCGCGTCGCTCGACAGCCCCCAGACGGCGCCCGGCTATCTGGTCGCGGCACTTGGCCTTCGCCGCGCAGCGGGCTTGCCGCCCTTCACCGCGATCAGTTGCGACAATCTGCCGCATAACGGCGCGCGTCTGCGGGGCGCGGTGCTGGCACTGGCGCGCCGTCATGACGCCGCCCTTGCTGACTGGATCGCGCAGCATGGCGCGTTCCCGCAAACCATGGTCGACCGCATCGTGCCAGCGACCACGCCCGAAGACATTGCGGCGCTCTCAGCGCGCATCGGTGTCGAGGATCAGGCGATGGTGAAGACCGAACCCTTCCTGCAATGGGTGATCGAGGACCGTTTCTGCGGCCCCCGCCCCGATTTCGGCGCGGGCGTGCAAATCACCGCCGCCGTCGCGCCCTGGGAGGAAGCCAAGCTGCGTTTGCTCAACGGCGCGCATAGCGGCATCGCCTATCTCGGCGGCCTTGCCGGGATCGACCATGTCCATGAGGTGCTGGCCTTGCCAGAAGCGCGCGCGTTCGTGGAATCGACCTGGGACGAAGCCCAAACCACGCTGTCGCCGCCCCCCGAACTCGACGTCGCCGCCTATCGCCACGCCCTCATGGCCCGTTTCGACAATCCCACGCTCCGCCATCGCACCCGCCAGATCGCGATGGACGGATCGCAGAAGCTGCCGCAGCGCCTGCTGGCCCCCATCGCCGCGCGGCTGCAGGCGGGGCAGGGGATCGACGCCCTGTCGCTCGCCGTCGCCGCCTGGATCCACTGGCAGGGCGGCCGGGACGACCATGGCGCGTCCTATCGGGTGGACGATCCGCTCGCCACGCCCATCGCCGCCGCCTTGGCCGATAGCGCAAACCCGGCCGATCGCGTCGCGGCGATTCTCCGTTTCGAAGCGGTCGTGCCGCCCGCGCTGGCGCAGGACGACGTGCTGCGGGCGTCGCTCGAACGTTGGCTCGGCATATTGGAAACCCAGGGCGCGCGTGGCGCTCTGGCCGCTTTCCGGGACTGA